GAGTTTGTAGGATAATATTGCCCTATGGTTATGTCTTTTAGCATTATTTCTCCTTTAAATTTTTAAGTATCTCTAATTTTATATCATCAATTGTTAAAATGTCATCTGAAATATCAAAGCCTTGCTCTCTCAGTTTTTTTGCCAAGTCCAATACTTTCGGTACATCTAAGCCGATTTGTTTAAGCCTTTCTTCATGCTTAAAAACTTCCTTAGGTGTATCAAAAAATTCTACCTTGCCTCTATTCATAACAAGTAATCTGTCGGCAAGTTTGGCAACATCTTCCATAGAGTGAGATACCAATATAATGGTATTTTTTTCTTTTTCATGAATTTCTTTTATGTTTCTAAGTATATCATCTCTACCTTTCGGATCTAAACCTGCTGTTGGCTCGTCCAATATCAATATCTCAGGCTTCATAGCAATTACACCTGCTATTGCAACTCTCCTTTTTTGTCCTCCTGATATGTCAAACGGAGATTTATCCTTTGACCTTTCATATTCCAATCCGACAAGCTGCATAGCATCTTTTACTCTTTGAGTTATCTCATCTTCAGCAAGTCCGAGATTTCTCGGTCCAAAAGCTATATCTTTTTCAATAGTCTCTTCAAATAACTGATATTCCGGATATTGAAAAACTAAACCTACTTTTTTTCTTACATCTGTAAGTGATATTTTTTCATCGGTTATATCCAAATCATTTATAAAAATTTTCCCATAGTTACTTTTCAACAGTCCATTCAAATGCTGTATAAACGTAGACTTTCCTGAGCCTGTATGTCCTATAAGACCGATAAATTCACCTGTTTTAATCTCTATATTTATATCATCTAATGCTATTGTTTCAAACGGAGTATTCGGTGCATATATGTGTTTTAAATTTTCTACTTTAATTGACATAAGCTATCCACCATCTCCTCAACTGTAAGAATCTTATCATCTATTTTTACACCGTTTTTCCTAAGTTCATACGATAATTTTGTCATAGGTGGCACGTCCAATCCCAATTTTTGCAAATCTTCAACTTGAGAAAAAACTTCTCTCGGTGTGCCTTGCATTACGATTTTTCCCTCTTCCATAACATAAATATAGTCGGCTTTTACAGCCTCCTCCATAAAATGTGTTATATGTATTATCGTAATATTCTCTTCTTTATTCAACTTTTCTACTGTATTCATAACTTCATATCTACCACGAGGATCAAGCATTGCAGTAGATTCATCAAGTATTATACACTCAGGTTTCATAGCAATTATGCCTGCTATTGCTATTCTTTGCTTTTGACCGCCTGATAATAGATGTGGAGCTCTTGTAGAAAATTCACTCATCCTCACAGTTTCCAAAGCATAATCAACTCTTTTTCTTATTTCTTCCGACGGAACTCCCATATTTTCAGGACCGAAAGCTACATCATCCTCAACTATTGTAGCTACTATCTGATTATCCGGATTTTGAAAAACCATTCCACATTTTTGTCTTATATCAAATACCCTATTTTCATCAGTAGTGTCTATATCATCTATATATACTTTCCCTTTTGTAGGTGTAAATATCGCATTCAAATGTTTTGCAAAAGTAGATTTCCCCGAACCGTTATGCCCCAATACCACTATAAACTTACCCTTTTCTATATTAAGTGATATATCATCCACAGCTCTGCGCACATTTTCATAATCTTTATATTCATATATCAAGTTTTCAACTTGAATAAAAAATTTCATTTTTTCTCCATTTCATAAATTGTACATAATAAAAAATACCTTGTAATAATAGCATAAATTATGAAAATTTTCAACAAATTTATGAAACCATTGAATAAAAACTATGCAAAATATAATATTTATATAATAGTCTAATCTCTAATCTCTAATCTCTAATCTCTAATCTCTAATCTCTAATCTCTAATCTCATAATAAATAATTTAATATTATAAGTCTACAAATATTGCCGGATTTTATTAAATTTACATATTTTTCTATTATTCTATTAACTTTTAATATAATATAAAGTTGAATAAATATCAAAACAATAAAAAAAATTAACCTAAAAAGACAAATTATAATCTTTTTAGGTTAATTTTTTATACTAATCGTCAATAGAATAATAGATAATTTATTGATAAGAAATATATGAATATAGTTATATATTTACTAAATTTTCACAACGCTATTTTTCTATCATTCTATTGAATTTTAGTATTAATTTTAATATTTTATTTTATATATTTTTATTTTTTCTTTTAAGCAGAATTGCTAAAAGTATTAAAGCGAAACCTGATATAGTTGTAGTTTTATTACTATTTGAACCTGTTTTTGGTAAAGTTTTATTTTCAAAATTTATCTGAGAAAGAGGTATGTTCTCTTCTATTAACTCTATAGAATTATCATCCTCATCATACTTTATTTTACCGCTAAGAGGTACATCCGAATCATTTACAAACTCTAAAAATACACCATCGTCTTTTAACACTACTCTTGCATTTCCTATATGGCGGTTTTGCTTATCAACAATTTCATATACATTTTTAGATTCTATAGCTTTCTTAATCTTTTCAACATTGGATTTGTCTTTTGTATTGTCAGTTGTTGTTGAATTTGGTTTAGTAGCTGACTCATTGCCATCAGGAGCTGTATTGTTGCTTTGTTCGTGTCTATTGTTGTCAGTATTTGTTTCAGGTTTATCCGGCTTTATGTTTACAGGCATTTGACCATTTGGTGTTTTAGA
This window of the Peptoanaerobacter stomatis genome carries:
- a CDS encoding energy-coupling factor transporter ATPase; protein product: MSIKVENLKHIYAPNTPFETIALDDINIEIKTGEFIGLIGHTGSGKSTFIQHLNGLLKSNYGKIFINDLDITDEKISLTDVRKKVGLVFQYPEYQLFEETIEKDIAFGPRNLGLAEDEITQRVKDAMQLVGLEYERSKDKSPFDISGGQKRRVAIAGVIAMKPEILILDEPTAGLDPKGRDDILRNIKEIHEKEKNTIILVSHSMEDVAKLADRLLVMNRGKVEFFDTPKEVFKHEERLKQIGLDVPKVLDLAKKLREQGFDISDDILTIDDIKLEILKNLKEK
- a CDS encoding energy-coupling factor transporter ATPase, with protein sequence MKFFIQVENLIYEYKDYENVRRAVDDISLNIEKGKFIVVLGHNGSGKSTFAKHLNAIFTPTKGKVYIDDIDTTDENRVFDIRQKCGMVFQNPDNQIVATIVEDDVAFGPENMGVPSEEIRKRVDYALETVRMSEFSTRAPHLLSGGQKQRIAIAGIIAMKPECIILDESTAMLDPRGRYEVMNTVEKLNKEENITIIHITHFMEEAVKADYIYVMEEGKIVMQGTPREVFSQVEDLQKLGLDVPPMTKLSYELRKNGVKIDDKILTVEEMVDSLCQLK